The Deltaproteobacteria bacterium nucleotide sequence GACCTTGAGCTCGGCGACCTTCGGCGTGACGGTGACGCGCGCCTCGGGGTCCGCCGTGACGAGGGGGTTATTGAAGCGCACCGCGAGGCCCGACTCGGGGTCGCAGTGGCTCGAGTCGTTGCAGCGGATCTCCTCGATGCGCAGCGGGCTGTAGGTCGAGAAGACGTGGTCGAGGGGACGCGTGGTGGGCAGCGGTCCCTCGCCGGTCAGGCCGGCGCTGAGCTGGATCGAGAAGTGCGTGGCGAGTGGGAGCGGGCGCTTGGGCCGGAGCACTACCGTGCGTGGAACCTCCCAGGTGGCGACCGCCTTGCCGACGTACTTGAGGCTGGCCCACTCGGCCTGGGGCACGATCTCGAGGTCCTCGGCGGCGAGCTGGGGGCTCTGCAGGTGCTTGAGCACCTCGCGGGCGGCGACCGGTTGGTTGAACTGAAAGGCGAGCGCGGTGTCGGGGCGCACCTGGCTGTTCCAGCGATTCGGCAGGGCCTGGACCAGCGTCACGCGCGGAGTGGCGAAGCTCCAGCGGACCTCCTCCTCGAGTACGCGGCCGCTCGGGGCGCGCGTGCCCGCCGGAATGCGGGCCTCGTAGCGCGTCGAGAAGGGCATGCGTCCGGTGGGCTCGAAGGTGACGGTGGCCGTGCCGAGCCAGCGAAAGCGACCCGGGACGACGGGCTCGATCTTGAGGGGCACGGGAAAACGCGCGAGGTCCTCGAGCGCGGCGACGGGGACCATGGGCTGGTTGAAGGTCGCGCTGACCGCGCCGATGAGGCCGTCCTCGCCCTGGGGCTGCGTGCGGAGCACCTTCAGCTCGGGGGCGACGGGTTTGCGCACCGCGCCGGGGCTCGCGGGCGGGGGAAAGGGGAGCGTCACCTTCTCGCCCGTCTCGGGCGGCGGCTTCGGTCCATGCCGGAAGGTGAAGGCCTGCGGCTTGTCCTCTCCGAGAGGGTCGAGCCCGGCGAAGGGGTCTACCCGCAACGGCGGGAGCGACGCGGTGCGGACCGACCCTGGTTGGTGCGCGCACTGTACCGCCGAGAGCAGCAGGACGGTGAGGACGAGACGACGGAGCGGTCGGGACATGGCAGCCTCCGAAAAGCAACCTGGGTCGGTAGGGCGAGGGTCGGGCGACGCCCGAGGGTATCGCTAACGTCGTGCAAACGCACGGGGGAGGGAAAGGATCTCGAGGCTGTTGGGGCTCGAGGCCAGCCCCGGGGGGACGAGGGAGGCGGGAGCAGGCTACATGGCGGGGACTACGCGGCGCGGGCTACTTCGCCGCCGCCGCGCCGCTCTCCTTGCGGATGAACTCGGCGTCGAGGGTGATGAACACGTCGTCACCGACCACGAGGCCCCCCTTGTCGAGGGTCTTGTTCCAGGTCATGCCGAACTCCTTGCGGCTGATCTTCCCGGCAGCCTGGATGCCGACGCGCGACTTGCCCATCATGTCCTTGATCGGCTTGCCGAGCCCCATGACGGCCAGCTCGAGGGGCTTGGTCACGCCGCGGATGGTCAGCTCCCCCGTCACCTTGAGCTGACCGCGGAAGCCGCGGCGCACCTTGGTGGACTTAAAGGTGAGCTTGGGGTGCTTCGCGGCGTCGAAGAAGTCCGGGCTCTTCAGGTGCGCGTCACGCTTGGCGTTCTTCGTGGTGATGCTCGTGACCTCGACGGAGGCCTCCACGACGGCCTTGGTCACGTCCTGGCCATCGTAGGTCAGGGTGGCCTGGGCCTTGGTGAACTCGCCCTTCACGTTGCTGATCATCATGTGCCGGACCGAAAAGCCCACGGCGAAGTGGCTCTGATCGAGCTCCCAGGTTGCGGGGTCCTCGGCGTGAGCCGGGGTCGCGACGCCGAGCGCCAAGAGGGCAGTGAGCACGGTTGAGCGGCAGAACATGGTTCCTCCTCGAGAAGGGATGAGGGTGTGGGCGGTCAGATCCCGATGCCGGCGCCGACCCACAGCCGGATGTAGCGGTCGCTGCCGGAGGTCGGCTCGGTGCGGTCCGGATAGCCCCTGCGCGGAGGGCTCACCGCGGGGTCGAGCCCTTCGAAGGACGACCCGAAGCTGAGGTATTCGAAGGTCAGGAAGTAGCTCAGGGTCATGAGGCCCAGGCTGGCGCGGCCCGAGGCGCCAGCGCGAACCGACCAGGCGAACCCGCCGCTTCGCACGCCGTACGCGTCTACCGCCTCCTGTCCGATCGAGAAGATCGGCCTCGCGTCGGCGCCGAGCTCCCCCGCGATGAGGGGGGTGCCGAAGGGGACCAGGGCGGCCACGCCGAACCGGGCGAACTTGTAGGCGAAGCTCGTGAGCACGGT carries:
- a CDS encoding YceI family protein; this translates as MFCRSTVLTALLALGVATPAHAEDPATWELDQSHFAVGFSVRHMMISNVKGEFTKAQATLTYDGQDVTKAVVEASVEVTSITTKNAKRDAHLKSPDFFDAAKHPKLTFKSTKVRRGFRGQLKVTGELTIRGVTKPLELAVMGLGKPIKDMMGKSRVGIQAAGKISRKEFGMTWNKTLDKGGLVVGDDVFITLDAEFIRKESGAAAAK